Proteins from one Gasterosteus aculeatus chromosome 11, fGasAcu3.hap1.1, whole genome shotgun sequence genomic window:
- the LOC120827861 gene encoding myosin-1B isoform X1 — protein sequence MSDAEMEIFGVAAPYLRKSERERIAAQNAPFDAKAAIFVPDPKQEYVKGKIRDQDGSKVTVETEDGKLVSVHLDDIRPMNPPKFDKLEDMALLTHLHEPAVLFNLKERYAAWMIYTYSGLFCVTVNPYKWLPVYNPEVVAGYRGKKRQEAPPHIFAISDSAYQYMLTDRENQSILITGESGAGKTVNTKRVIQYFATIASVGDSSKKEQLPSKMQGTLEDQIIQANPLLEAFGNAKTVRNDNSSRFGKFIRIHFGTKGKLASADIETYLLEKSRVTFQLPAERSYHIFYQILSNKKPDLIKTLLITTNPYDYPFISQGEISVLSINDAEELMATDRAIDILGFNCEEKVGIYKLTGAVMHYGNMKFKLKQREEQAEPDGTEVADKVAYLMGMNSADLLKALCYPRVKVGNEYVTKGQTPQQVNNAMGALSKAVYEKLFLWMVTRINKQLDTKLPRQHFIGVLDIAGFEIFEMNSLEQLCINFTNEKLQQFFNHHMFVLEQEEYKKEGIDWEFIDFGMDLAACIELIEKPMGIFSILEEECMFPKASDGSFKNKLYDQHLGKSAILQKPKPAKGRPDAHFALVHYAGIVDYNIGGWLEKNKDPLNDTVVQLYQKASLKLLSRLFATYAAADDAGGSKRSAKKKGSSFQTVSAVFRENLNKLMANLRSTHPHFVRCIIPNETKTPGSMDHHLVLHQLRCNGVLEGIRICRKGFPSRILYGDFKQRYRILNAGAIPEGQYIDSKKASEKLLTSIDVDHGQYRFGYTKVFFKAGLLGLLEEMRDERLAVLMTRIQAVSRGYVTRQRLKEMMKKRESIFVVQYNIRSFMNVKNWPWMRLFFKIKPLLRSAEAEKEMQNMKEEFSRLKEELAKSEARRKELEEKMVVLFQEKNDLYLQIQAERENLCDAEERCEVLIKSKIHLEAKVKEFSERMEEEEEINADVTAKKRKLEVECSELKTDIDDLELTIAKVEKEKYATENKVKNLVEELTTLEEKLLKSSKEIRALHEEHQRTLDDLQAEEDKGNALTKAKTKLEQQVDDLEGSLEQQKKVNLDLERSRRRLEGDLKLSLETIMDLENERQHVEERLKKKDFDISGLQNTVDDEQVLSTQLQKKIKELQARSEELEEEVEAERSARAKAEKRRSDLSRELEEIGERLDEAGGATAAQAEVNKRREAEFQRLRRELEESTLHHEAAAAALRRRQADGAAELGEQIDNLQRVKQKLEKEKSELKMEVDDAASHTDGVLKSKANLEKLCRSLEDQMNEYKSKADEAQRSLSDSTTLSARQQAEISELARLLEEKEVSLTQLSRVRSVGSHQVEELKGLLDEEMKAKSALAHALQSARHDCELLREQYEEEQEAKAELQRCLSKANGEVAQWRSRYETDAIRRTEELEEAKKRLAQRLQESEETKEAANVKCASLDKTKQRLQEEVEDLMVELERSNAANAALDKRQRNFDKVLVEGRQKYEESQSDLEVSQRESRALSTEIFKLKNSYEEAVDHLETMKRENKNLQQEIIEITEQLGQSVQTLHELEKAAKQAEQEKRETQAALEEVESSLEHQEAKILHLQLELTQIKSEVDRKVSEKDEEMDQLKRNQQRAVDTLQNSLDAETRGRNDAVRTKKKMEGDLNEMEVQLGHANLQAAEATKQLRNVQAQLKDAQVHLDEALHSQEDFREQLAIAERRNNLMAAENEEIGAALEQSERSRRLAEQELVDVSERIQLLNSQNSSLLNTKKKMESDLAQLQSEMEDSAQEARNAAEKAKKSIMDAAMMAEDLKKEQDTSAHLERMKRSLEVTVKDLQQRLDEAENLALKGGKKELQKLENKVRELERELDLEQKRSNEATKGVRKHERKIKELTYQREEERKGAARLQDLVNRLQLKVKACKRQCEEAVSEQKEAKKHINTVATCICSSRCFFRPRRRKPASIRPKLARCSTSCRRRRSEPTSPSLS from the exons ATGAGCGACGCCGAGATGGAGATATTCGGGGTGGCCGCCCCTTACCTGCGCAAGTCGGAGCGGGAGAGGATCGCGGCGCAGAACGCGCCTTTCGACGCCAAGGCGGCCATCTTTGTGCCCGACCCGAAGCAGGAGTACGTGAAGGGGAAGATCAGGGACCAAGACGGCTCCAAGGTCACCGTGGAGACAGAGGACGGAAAG CTGGTCTCGGTCCACCTGGACGACATCCGTCCCATGAACCCCCCGAAGTTCGACAAGCTGGAGgacatggccctgctgacgcacCTGCACGAGCCGGCCGTGCTCTTCAACCTCAAGGAGCGCTACGCCGCCTGGATGATCTAC ACGTACTCGGGGCTCTTCTGCGTCACGGTGAACCCGTACAAGTGGCTCCCGGTCTACAACCCGGAGGTGGTGGCCGGATACCGCGGGAAGAAACGGCAGGAGGCCCCGCCGCACATCTTCGCCATCTCTGACAGCGCCTACCAGTACATGCTGACAG ATCGAGAGAACCAGTCCATCCTGATCAC CGGGGAGTCCGGTGCTGGGAAGACGGTCAACACCAAGCGGGTCATCCAGTACTTTGCCACCATCGCATCGGTCGGAGACTCCAGCAAGAAGGAGCAGCTTCCCAGCAAGATGCAG GGGACTCTGGAGGACCAGATCATCCAGGCCAACCCGCTGCTGGAGGCCTTCGGCAACGCCAAGACCGTGAGGAACGACAACTCATCTCGATTC GGAAAATTCATCCGCATCCACTTTGGAACAAAGGGCAAGTTGGCATCGGCTGATATCGAAACAT acCTTTTGGAAAAATCCCGAGTGACCTTTCAGCTGCCGGCAGAGAGGAGCTATCACATCTTCTACCAGATCCTGTCAAACAAAAAGCCTGATTTAATCA AAACGTTGCTAATTACCACCAACCCGTACGACTACCCGTTCATCAGCCAGGGCGAGATCAGCGTGCTGAGTATCAACGACGCCGAGGAGCTGATGGCCACCGAT AGGGCCATTGACATCCTGGGGTTTAACTGCGAGGAAAAAGTCGGCATCTACAAGTTGACCGGCGCCGTGATGCATTATGGGAACATGAAGTTTAAGCTGAAGCAGCGCGAGGAGCAGGCGGAGCCCGACGGCACCGAGG tGGCGGATAAGGTGGCCTACCTCATGGGCATGAACTCGGCTGACCTGCTGAAGGCGCTCTGTTACCCCCGAGTGAAGGTGGGGAACGAGTACGTCACCAAAGGTCAGACTCCTCAGCAG GTGAACAATGCCATGGGCGCTCTGTCTAAGGCCGTGTACGAGAAGCTATTCCTGTGGATGGTCACCCGGATCAACAAGCAGCTCGACACCAAACTGCCGAGGCAGCATTTCATCGGCGTCCTGGACATCGCGGGGTTTGAGATCTTCGAG ATGAACAGCCTGGAGCAGCTGTGCATCAACTTCACCaatgagaagctgcagcagttctTCAACCACCACATGTTCgtgctggagcaggaggagtacaAGAAGGAGGGCATCGACTGGGAGTTCATCGACTTCGGCATGGACCTGGCCGCCTGCATCGAGCTCATCGAAAAG CCGATGGGCATCTTCTCCATCCTGGAGGAGGAGTGCATGTTCCCCAAGGCCAGCGACGGCTCCTTCAAGAACAAGCTCTACGACCAGCACCTGGGGAAGAGCGCCATCCTACAGAAGCCCAAGCCCGCCAAGGGGAGGCCCGACGCCCATTTCGCCCTGGTGCACTACGCCGGCATCGTGGACTACAACATCGGCGGCTGGCTGGAGAAGAACAAGGACCCGCTCAACGACACGGTGGTGCAGCTCTACCAGAAGGCCTCTCTGAAGCTGCTCTCTCGGCTCTTCGCCACGTACGCCGCGGCCGACG ATGCCGGTGGAAGCAAGAGGAGTGCTAAGAAAAAGGGCTCTTCTTTCCAGACGGTTTCCGCGGTTTTCAGG GAGAACCTGAATAAACTGATGGCCAACCTGCGGTCCACTCATCCTCACTTTGTGAGATGCATCATCCCAAACGAGACCAAGACGCCAG GCTCCATGGACCACCATCTGGTCCTCCACCAGCTGCGCTGTAACGGCGTGCTGGAAGGGATCCGGATCTGCAGGAAGGGATTCCCCAGCCGGATCCTCTACGGGGACTTCAAGCAGAG GTACCGGATCCTGAACGCCGGCGCCATCCCCGAGGGGCAGTACATCGACAGCAAGAAGGCTTCAGAGAAGCTGCTGACCTCCATTGACGTGGACCACGGCCAGTACCGCTTCGGATACACAaag GTGTTTTTCAAAGCCGGCCTCCTGGGTCtgctggaggagatgagggatgAACGTCTGGCGGTTCTGATGACTCGCATCCAGGCCGTTTCCAGGGGTTACGTCACCAGGCAGCGGCTCAaggagatgatgaagaagag AGAATCCATTTTTGTCGTCCAGTACAACATCCGATCCTTCATGAATGTGAAGAACTGGCCCTGGATGAGGCTCTTCTTCAAGATAAAGCCTCTGCTGCGGAGCGCCGAGGCTGAGAAGGAGATGCAGAACATGAAGGAGGAGTTCTCCCGACTCAAAGAGGAGTTGGCAAAGTCGGAGGCCAGgaggaaggagctggaggagaagatggtcGTGCTGTTCCAGGAGAAGAACGACCTTTACCTTCAAATCCAAGCA GAGAGGGAGAACCTGTGCGACGCCGAGGAGCGCTGCGAAGTCCTGATAAAGAGCAAGATCCACCTGGAGGCCAAAGTCAAAGAGTTCTCCGAGcggatggaggaagaggaggagatcaaCGCCGACGTCACCGCcaagaagaggaagctggaggTCGAATGTTCAGAGCTGAAGACGGACATCGACGACCTGGAGCTCACCATTGCCAAagtggagaaggagaaataCGCCACGGAGAATAAG GTGAAGAACTTAGTGGAGGAGCTCACAACTCTGGAGGAAAAGCTGCTGAAGTCCTCGAAGGAGATCAGGGCTCTGCACGAGGAGCACCAGCGGACGTTAGACGACCTGCAGGCCGAGGAGGACAAAGGCAACGCCCTGACGAAGGCCAAAACCAAGCTGGAGCAGCAGGTCGATGAC CTGGAGGGCTCCttggagcagcagaagaaggtgAACTTGGACCTGGAGAGATCCAGGCGGAGGCTGGAGGGGGACCTGAAGCTGTCGCTGGAAACCATCATGGACCTGGAGAACGAAAGGCAACACGTGGAGGAGAGACTGAAGAA AAAGGACTTTGACATCAGCGGCCTGCAGAACACAGTGGATGACGAGCAAGTCCTCTCCACccagctgcagaagaagatcAAAGAGCTTCAG GCCCGGtccgaggagctggaggaggaggtggaagcgGAGCGCTCGGCCCGGGCCAAGGCGGAGAAGCGGCGGTCCGACCTCTccagggagctggaggagatcgGCGAGCGGCTGGACGAGGCCGGGGGGGCCACCGCCGCCCAGGCCGAGGTCAACAAGAGGCGCGAGGCCGAGTTCCAGCGCCTGCGccgggagctggaggagtcCACGCTGCACCacgaggccgccgccgccgcgctgcgCAGGAGGCAGGCGGACGGCGCGGCCGAGCTGGGCGAGCAGATCGACAACCTGCAGAGGGTCAAGcagaagctggagaaggagaagagcgaGCTGAAGATGGAGGTCGACGACGCGGCGAGCCACACGGACGGCGTCCTGAAGAGCAAG GCTAATCTGGAGAAGCTGTGCAGGAGCCTCGAAGACCAAATGAATGAGTATAAAAGCAAAGCGGATGAAGCTCAGAGGTCCCTCAGTGACTCCACCACGCTCAGCGCCCGCCAACAGGCAGAAATCA GTGAGCTCGCAcgcctgctggaggagaaggaggtctCTCTCACCCAGCTGAGCAGAGTCAGATCTGTGGGGAGTCACCAAGTGGAGGAGTTGAAGGGACTCCTGGACGAGGAGATGAAG gcCAAGAGCGCCCTGGCTCACGCTCTGCAGTCGGCCCGCCACGACTGCGAGCTGCTGAGGGAGCAgtacgaggaggagcaggaggccaaaGCCGAGCTGCAGCGCTGCTTGTCCAAAGCCAACGGCGAGGTGGCCCAGTGGAGGAGCAGATACGAGACGGACGCCATCCGGCGCaccgaggagctggaggaggcaaA GAAGCGTCTAGCCCAGCGGCTGCAGGAGTCAGAGGAAACGAAGGAGGCGGCGAACGTCAAATGTGCGTCTCTGGATAAAACCAagcagaggctgcaggaggaggtggaggatctCATGGTCGAGCTGGAAAGGTCGAACGCAGCCAACGCCGCGTTggacaagagacaaaggaaCTTTGACAAG GTTCTGGTCGAAGGGAGACAGAAATATGAGGAGAGTCAATCCGATCTGGAAGTTTCCCAGAGAGAGTCTCGAGCTCTCAGCACGGAGATCTTCAAGCTGAAAAACTCCTACGAGGAGGCCGTGGATCATCTGGAGACCATGAAGAGAGAGAATAAAAACCTGCAGC AGGAGATCATAGAAATCACAGAGCAGCTCGGACAATCTGTTCAAACCCTCCACGAGCTGGAGAAAGCTGCCAAGCAAGCCgagcaggagaagagagaaacaCAGGCAGCTTTGGAAGAAGTTGAG TCGTCCCTGGAGCACCAAGAGGCCAAGATCCTGCACCTCCAGCTGGAGCTGACCCAGATCAAGTCCGAGGTGGACAGAAAGGTGTCGGAGAAAGACGAGGAGATGGACCAGCTGAAGAGGAACCAGCAGAGGGCCGTGGACACGCTGCAGAACTCGCTGGACGCCGAGACGCGCGGCAGAAACGACGCCGTGCGgacaaagaagaagatggagggggACCTAAACGAGATGGAGGTCCAGCTGGGCCACGCCAACCTGCAGGCGGCCGAGGCCACCAAGCAGCTGAGGAACGTGCAGGCTCAGCTGAAG GACGCCCAGGTCCATCTGGACGAGGCGCTCCACAGTCAGGAGGACTTCAGGGAGCAGCTGGCGATCGCCGAGCGACGCAACAACCTGATGGCGGCCGAGAACGAGGAGATCGGGGCGGCGCTGGAGCAGTCGGAGAGGAGCCGCAGGCTGGCCGAGCAGGAGCTGGTGGACGTGAGCGAGAGGATCCAGCTGCTGAACTCTCAG AACTCCAGCCTGCTCAACACCAAAAAGAAGATGGAGTCGGatttagctcagctgcagtCAGAGATGGAGGACTCCGCCCAGGAGGCGAGGAACGCCGCCGAGAAGGCCAAAAAATCCATAATGGat GCGGCCATGATGGCCGAGGACCTGAAGAAGGAGCAGGACACCAGCGCTCAcctggagaggatgaagaggagcctGGAGGTGACGGTGAAGGACCTGCAGCAGCGGCTCGACGAGGCCGAGAACCTGGCGCTGAAGGGCGGCAAGAAGGAGCTTCAGAAACTGGAGAACAAG gtgcgCGAGCTGGAAAGGGAATTGGACTTGGAGCAGAAGCGCAGCAACGAGGCCACGAAGGGCGTCCGCAAGCATGAGAGGAAAATCAAGGAGCTCACCTACCAG agagaggaggagcggaAGGGCGCGGCGAGGCTTCAGGATTTGGTGAACAGACTGCAGCTGAAGGTGAAAGCGTGCAAACGTCAGTGTGAGGAGGCGGTGAGTGAACAAAAGGAGGCGAAGAAGCACATTAACACGGTGGCGACGTGTATCTGTTCATCGCGTTGTTTCTTTCGCCCCAGGAGGAGAAAACCAGCGTCCATTCGGCCAAAGCTCGCAAGGTGCAGCACGAGCTGCAGGCGGCGGAGGAGCGAGCCGACGTCGCCGAGTCTCAGCTGA